The genome window CTAGTTGTCGCTTCCTTAATATAAAAATCAGTAGCTTCCTTCATATTCCATGCGTTTGCAATAAAAGCTCGATCGCGCATATCTCCTATTACTTTTAAGACAGAGGGAATCGCTATTGCAGCTATTATTCCAAGTATGACAATCACAGCAAGCAATTCCATCAAGGTTAATCCCTTATTATTTAGTCTAGTTTTTAGCATCGCTAGACCCACCTTCTTTTTTCAGTTCCTCTATTGATCTTTACTATTTTCTAATGTTCCAGTATCAAAAGGATTCTTTCGTTCAGATACCTTTGGTGGATCCAATTGCGGAAGATCCTCCATTAAATCAGTTAATGTCGGATAATAATATACAGACACTGTTAATTCAAAATCTATTTGTTGATCACTTTCTTCAACGGCGATGATTTCTTTAGGTCCAGTAATATTTAAAGAATCAACGGTCATAATACGCTGAGAGGATTGGATTTTTTCTAAGAATTTTTCTAGTTCAAAATAAGTAGCTGCCTCTCCTATCATATTGATTGTTGTTTGATGGATACCACTTGGGAGGATGATTTCTTCTGTATTTTTCTTTTCATCTGTTTCCCTATTTTCTTGCTTGTTGGCATCATCGATTGCTTCATCTGCTGTAGAAACTTCTCCATCTGTAACATTTTCATCAACGTCAGATCCATTCACACTTATTTCTAGTATATTCGAATCAGAAATAATTTCTGCTTTTTCTATTTCAAGAAGCGCCTGTTCTAATAAGCGTTTAACCGGTACCTTTTTCTGCAACTCGATAGTATTCGTACTTGTTTCTGAACCAGTCGATTTTAGTTTGGATTCCAAAATATCCGCTTGCTGCTCTGTCATTTGCAGCTCCGTTTTTTTCATAGCTAGTTCATTATTTAAAGGCATTAAATAGAAATAATAACTATATATCGCTCCTAATGCGAGGAAAATAATGCTAAATGCAAACCATATCATTGGCTTATGATCGCTTAATTTCATGGGGAATCCTCCCCTTTTTCATTTTTGTCTTTTTGCTTTTCCATTTCATCTCGCAGCTTTGCTTTATTTAGGACAAATTCGTAGCTTGCAAAATAGCGAGGTTCCACTTCTGATTGTTTTAAAATATCAATGGCTTGATTTACTTGTTCGCTAATTTTATTTTCAAGTACATCGGTTGATTTTCCTTCCGTCAAAAGCGCCTCGTCTATCCAGCTAATTTCAAGCAAAGAATTTAAATAATAGGCAGCATCACTTTTTGTATCAAACTGGACAATCATGTTTGTCTTATGGTCATCAGATACCTTTAGTTCCTGAATAAAACCTCTTTCCGGCAAGTTCTTTGTTAATTCCTGCAGAAAAAGAACATAATCCATTGATTGATTATTCGCCCAACTGATTGCTGATTCAAGGCTTTGGACAGACTGTGAACTTTTGTACCTCTCTAACTTCTGATTGTAAGTATCAACCAGATTAGTCGTCATTTTTAACGAGTTTTCTGTTGCCGTTAATTCAGCTTTTTTAGTCATATACTGCCAGATAAATAAGCCTATTAATAAAAAAGTAATCAAGAAAGCTAGGATAATCCAAAGCAATTGCGACTTTCTCTTTGGTTCTTTTTTAGGAAGGAGGTTAATTTCTACTAACATTTTTACACCTCTTTTAATCCTAAACCAATGTTTAAAAGGAAACTCGATGGTATAGGCTTATTAGAAACTGATTGGTTCACTTTTAATTCAAAAACAGGAATTTCAAAACGATTCACCATATTTTCAATAATGGCAGAAAGCCACGGATGATCACCTGTTACTACTAATTTTGTTACTAGTTTGTCACCCTTATTTAAAGTATAGCGATAGAAGCTCATCACTTTTTCTAATTCATTATAAACATCTTCAAGACCATTCCAAACTTCAGTATGATCGCCAGTAAATGTCAGCTTTTCTTGCAGTAGTAACTCATCTGTCGTAACGGTCCAGTGGTCTTCCTCCATCTCTTGTAATAAATGTCTCATCAATAAAGGATAATGTTCTTCAAAAATACTTGCGTTCACTGTTTTAATATCGATTTCAACTAACATGATAATGTCATTGTCTTCGACTTTTTCAGAGCGATAGAAATAGCGATATAGTGCTAACGCAGATATATCAGCAGATTGTGGCGATAATTTCGCCTCTTCTAATAAATCCGCATACTGGGCGACACTTTCTTCTGGTGAAGCAAATAAAATAATTTGCTGCTTATTTTTTTCTTTTGCTTTCAATAGATAATAATCAAATACAGGATCCTCGAATGGCAAATGAATCGATGTTCCAAGTTCCATATACAAGTACCCTTTAATTTCATCTTCGCTTACATCTTCCGGAATAGGGAGCTTTCGAATGACAATGGAGGAGTCAGGAACTAGAAAACGAACTTGTTTTTTTGATAGTTTCCATTCATCCACACATTCTTCTAAAATCCATAAAAAATTCTCGACATCTTGAATCACTCCATCATGAATTAATCCAGGCGGCAAATAGCGTTCTCCAAAATTTTGCACTACAGCATCTTGGGAATTCTTCATTTCCACAAATCGTATTACATGATCTTTTATGGTTAAGTTAACTACTTTATTTTTTCCAAAATTAAAATTTAATGCCATATTGAAAACTCCTTATTGTTACTAGATGGAGGAAGAAAAATTACTCCCCAAAAAGGGTATCAGCCTTTTAAAGAAAAATACTTAGATACCATTGGATAATCTGATTACCAAAATAATAGGTTATAAGAGTTCCTAAGGCTATGTACGGACCGAAAGGAATTGGTTGTTTCTTTTTTGATTTACCAATAGCCATTCCGATAATACCGCCAATTGTCCCTAGAAAGGTCGAAAGAAAAAGGGAGACAAGGACTAGCTTAGTCCCTAAAACAAAGCCAATTACCGCAAAAAGCTTTATATCTCCTCCCCCCATTCCTCCTTTTGATACAATCGCAATAACTAGAAGAAGCGTAAAACCAACCGCTGCCCCCAGCAAAGAACTCCACCAGGGATGCAAAAGAATAAAGAATCGTTCGATCATAAAAACAATCGAAAAAAACAACAGCACTTTATCTGGGATAATCATGTATTTTAAATCAGAAACAGTAATAATGATAAATAAGGAAATAAGTGTCCAGGAAACAAACAGCTCAGAACTCCAGCCAAGCAGAAGCGGACTAACGACAAAGAGAATACCTGTCAAAAGCTCAAATATAGGATAGAAGGGGGAAATCGATGCTTTACAGCATTTTGATTTCCCCCTTAATAATACATAGCTTAAAACTGGTACAAGTTCCATCGCTGATAACGTGCGTCCACAGCTTGAACAATGAGATCTCGGCCTAACAATCGATACATTTAATGGCACCCTTAAACCTACTACGTTATAGAATGAGCCAAGGGTTATGCCGTATAGGAAGATTAGTAGGTAGATCATGTTATAAACTCCTATCTTTTAGAAAAATACATCAACTACCTGTGGTGCTAGGTATTGTTTTTTGCCCTTTTTTTGATTTATTAATTTGGTCAATTGTAGCATTGGTAAATGTGATATTTATTTTTCCTGCCTCAACATTAGTAGCGTTCAAACCAAATGTTGTACCGCCTTCTCCTACAGTAACAGTATACTCACCAAATTCTTTTAAATTTACACCACTAACATAACTTGAAAGCTCCTCATCACTAATGGTACCACCTTTTGCCATATCATTACCCGCAACATAGTTTTTAGCTGCATTAAGAATTGTAATCGCATCAGCCTTAACTGCATCTTCTTTTGATTTTTGAATAATCCCTGAAATACTAGGAATCGCAATCGCTGCAATAATTCCCAAAATAACAATAACTGCTAATAACTCGATAAGTGTTAATCCTTTTTCATTTTTAATACGTTGCTTAATTAATTGACGCATATATCTTTCTCCTTAAAATTGGTATTTTTTGTTTTAAATCTATTACTATTATACTAGATTGTTAATTTTAATTATATCTTTTTTTTACTAGAATCCTCTAGAAATTATTGGACATGATTAAAAATCTCAAACATTGGTATTAGGATAGATGACACAATTGTTCCAACAATGCTTGCAAGAAAAACAATCATAATAGGCTCAATCAAGGACTTTAGTCGATCTGTTGCTGTATCGACTTCTTTTTCATAGAAGTCAGCTACCTTTGCAAGCATGTCATCTAATGATCCTGTTTCTTCCCCTATTGCTATCATCTGCGTCACAAGTGGCGGAAACACCCAATGGGCTTTCATTGGCACAGTTAATGACTGACCTTGTTCAAGCGCACCTCTTGATTGAACAAGGACTTTTGCCATTACTTCATTTTCAATAACTCTTTCGACAATCGAAATGGCCTGTAAGATGGGAACAGAGCTTGAAAATAGCGAACTAAGTGTGCGGGTCATTCTCGCAATCGCTGCTTTCTGCAGAATTTTTCCAAAAATCGGCACTCTTAATAGAAAATAATCGAGATAATACTTCGATGCTTTATTATTTCGTATAACCATGATGGCAATAATAAATGCGATCAGCAACAAAAATACTAGCCACCAAAATTTTTGCATAAAGCTGCTTGCCGATAGAACAAATTGTGTAATGGCAGGTAACTCACTATCAAAATCAGCAAACATATCCACAAACGTTGGTACAACACTCACCAATAAAAATATAACAACTATAAAAGCAATAAC of Niallia circulans contains these proteins:
- a CDS encoding pilus assembly protein PilO, which encodes MKLSDHKPMIWFAFSIIFLALGAIYSYYFYLMPLNNELAMKKTELQMTEQQADILESKLKSTGSETSTNTIELQKKVPVKRLLEQALLEIEKAEIISDSNILEISVNGSDVDENVTDGEVSTADEAIDDANKQENRETDEKKNTEEIILPSGIHQTTINMIGEAATYFELEKFLEKIQSSQRIMTVDSLNITGPKEIIAVEESDQQIDFELTVSVYYYPTLTDLMEDLPQLDPPKVSERKNPFDTGTLENSKDQ
- a CDS encoding fimbrial assembly protein → MLVEINLLPKKEPKRKSQLLWIILAFLITFLLIGLFIWQYMTKKAELTATENSLKMTTNLVDTYNQKLERYKSSQSVQSLESAISWANNQSMDYVLFLQELTKNLPERGFIQELKVSDDHKTNMIVQFDTKSDAAYYLNSLLEISWIDEALLTEGKSTDVLENKISEQVNQAIDILKQSEVEPRYFASYEFVLNKAKLRDEMEKQKDKNEKGEDSP
- the pilM gene encoding type IV pilus biogenesis protein PilM codes for the protein MALNFNFGKNKVVNLTIKDHVIRFVEMKNSQDAVVQNFGERYLPPGLIHDGVIQDVENFLWILEECVDEWKLSKKQVRFLVPDSSIVIRKLPIPEDVSEDEIKGYLYMELGTSIHLPFEDPVFDYYLLKAKEKNKQQIILFASPEESVAQYADLLEEAKLSPQSADISALALYRYFYRSEKVEDNDIIMLVEIDIKTVNASIFEEHYPLLMRHLLQEMEEDHWTVTTDELLLQEKLTFTGDHTEVWNGLEDVYNELEKVMSFYRYTLNKGDKLVTKLVVTGDHPWLSAIIENMVNRFEIPVFELKVNQSVSNKPIPSSFLLNIGLGLKEV
- a CDS encoding prepilin peptidase, producing the protein MIYLLIFLYGITLGSFYNVVGLRVPLNVSIVRPRSHCSSCGRTLSAMELVPVLSYVLLRGKSKCCKASISPFYPIFELLTGILFVVSPLLLGWSSELFVSWTLISLFIIITVSDLKYMIIPDKVLLFFSIVFMIERFFILLHPWWSSLLGAAVGFTLLLVIAIVSKGGMGGGDIKLFAVIGFVLGTKLVLVSLFLSTFLGTIGGIIGMAIGKSKKKQPIPFGPYIALGTLITYYFGNQIIQWYLSIFL
- a CDS encoding prepilin-type N-terminal cleavage/methylation domain-containing protein, with amino-acid sequence MRQLIKQRIKNEKGLTLIELLAVIVILGIIAAIAIPSISGIIQKSKEDAVKADAITILNAAKNYVAGNDMAKGGTISDEELSSYVSGVNLKEFGEYTVTVGEGGTTFGLNATNVEAGKINITFTNATIDQINKSKKGQKTIPSTTGS
- a CDS encoding type II secretion system F family protein; translation: MARYKYTGRDRKGTKKGIVTASSKREAIVQLKEKGIKITEINEVPETLLTKEITFGSPVKLQDFVIYLRQFATLIKAGISVVDATAILAEQTESKALRKALLVVEQDLKDGNPLSTAAAKHRKVFSSMFVNMIRAGEATGSMDETLERLANHFEKQHYTKQKIISALTYPIAIAVIAFIVVIFLLVSVVPTFVDMFADFDSELPAITQFVLSASSFMQKFWWLVFLLLIAFIIAIMVIRNNKASKYYLDYFLLRVPIFGKILQKAAIARMTRTLSSLFSSSVPILQAISIVERVIENEVMAKVLVQSRGALEQGQSLTVPMKAHWVFPPLVTQMIAIGEETGSLDDMLAKVADFYEKEVDTATDRLKSLIEPIMIVFLASIVGTIVSSILIPMFEIFNHVQ